In a genomic window of bacterium:
- a CDS encoding DUF1573 domain-containing protein, whose protein sequence is MKETSPSFQAQVDEYLVRHRSVLDVLTKLQEATARVNRAIAKAVTNCGCISVTATKQQFPNDVGLSDIRQYVQTHLDGKLCERCTEAVESEIGSELFYIAALCNLLDLDLEAIRKKEHSRIKTLGIFNLK, encoded by the coding sequence ATGAAAGAGACGAGTCCGTCGTTTCAGGCGCAGGTCGACGAATACCTGGTGCGGCACCGCAGCGTGCTCGATGTGCTGACGAAGCTCCAGGAGGCGACGGCCCGGGTCAACCGCGCGATCGCGAAGGCCGTCACCAACTGCGGGTGCATCTCCGTCACGGCGACCAAGCAGCAGTTCCCGAACGACGTCGGCCTCTCGGACATCCGGCAGTACGTGCAGACGCATCTCGACGGGAAGCTGTGCGAGCGCTGCACGGAGGCGGTAGAGAGCGAGATCGGGTCGGAGCTCTTCTACATCGCCGCGCTGTGCAATCTGCTCGACCTCGACCTCGAGGCGATCCGCAAGAAGGAGCACAGCCGCATCAAGACGCTCGGCATCTTCAATCTGAAATAA